One segment of Triticum aestivum cultivar Chinese Spring chromosome 2A, IWGSC CS RefSeq v2.1, whole genome shotgun sequence DNA contains the following:
- the LOC123185107 gene encoding uncharacterized protein: MYHLDQCTSLPRPRMPHITGRQPHGNFCSKSSIAISYRAPPTPPKLPVVREKRSAREMDGRHLLGAAGAARANQNNAKIVRMAVPVLAMLLLLLTAAAVSMTADDRACLRAFFRSHMFLMFCVLVNTTSGCALAWMAVTAPTQAARRSYAESTVASFVLLAVNLHSALSNLPDVGDAA, encoded by the exons ATGTATCATCTTGACCAATGTACCTCCCTCCCCCGGCCCCGTATGCCCCATATAACTGGACGCCAACCCCATGGCAATTTCTGTTCCAAAAGCTCCATCGCCATTTCCTACAGAGCCCCGCCAACACCTCCAAAACTCCCCGTGGTCAGGGAAAAGCGTAGTGCTAGAGAGATGGATG GCCGCCATCTGCTGGGTGCCGCAGGAGCTGCGAGAGCGAACCAGAACAATGCCAAGATCGTCAGGATGGCGGTGCCCGTTCTggccatgctgctgctgctgctcacgGCGGCGGCAGTCTCCATGACGGCCGACGACCGGGCCTGCCTCCGCGCCTTCTTCCGCAGCCACATGTTCCTGATGTTCTGCGTGCTCGTGAACACCACCTCCGGCTGTGCCCTGGCGTGGATGGCCGTCACGGCGCCGACGCAGGCTGCCCGGCGCTCGTACGCGGAGTCCACCGTCGCGTCCTTCGTGCTTCTTGCCGTCAATCTGCACTCAGCCTTGTCCAA CCTCCCGGATGTCGGCGATGCTGCTTAG